In Persicimonas caeni, a single window of DNA contains:
- a CDS encoding ribbon-helix-helix domain-containing protein: MSNAVRAEPGGRGRPRPDGSEAVRAGVRLLEDQVREREAKLQLLRKAVEQGVVELDHGEGIPGDKVFGQLLAGLHEGEDSP, translated from the coding sequence GTGTCGAACGCTGTGAGGGCTGAGCCCGGCGGTCGGGGACGACCGCGCCCCGACGGGAGTGAAGCGGTGCGCGCCGGCGTGCGCTTGCTCGAAGACCAGGTCCGCGAGCGCGAGGCGAAGCTGCAACTGTTGCGCAAGGCCGTCGAGCAGGGTGTTGTCGAACTCGACCACGGCGAGGGCATCCCGGGCGACAAAGTCTTCGGTCAACTCCTCGCCGGCCTTCACGAAGGAGAGGACAGCCCGTGA
- a CDS encoding ABC-F family ATP-binding cassette domain-containing protein has translation MSFGTDVIFDDVDFAVDDGERVALMGPNGIGKTTLFRILIGRYEADAGKIALRNGARLSHLSQETHLDPGATPREIVGEAVRPLREAIAAYEKLSAEIEHADDLDAAIRRQDEMRQRIESLGGWDWERRVDEVLARLGLAEHLDAKIRYLSGGQRRRVALAGVLIESPDLLLMDEPTNHLDPDTVEWLEGWLRQFSGALLLITHDRYFLEQVAERIIEVAPDGLHSHPGTYEEFVDRKEHRAEVRRKTKQRKQKLLDDELDWLDRGVKARGRASKDRHKEIELAKKQQRLLDERQVDIPISNGPSMGAHVLSARGIYKSYGDRQVLEDVSISIVPGDKLGILGPNGCGKSTLLDILMGRERLNAGVVEKSEETKIGYLSQSDMTMDPDKSVFDAFSESDYVWIGDTRYHKRKYLERFLFGKKLLKTPVKMLSGGQLRRLRLARVIAQNANLLILDEPTNDLDIESLRALEEALVDYKGCIVVVSHDRYFLNRVCNSICAFEDGDLVRYYGDYDDYREQRDQKLEARRASPTALPTDEKEAEDDELDEEPENEQNKKLSWKEKRRLEELEHEIMEAEAQKDALEAELADPDLYANRSDEIAELNTKLRDVTARLEGLYGEWEGLEMRRG, from the coding sequence ATGTCCTTCGGGACCGACGTCATCTTCGACGACGTCGACTTCGCAGTCGACGACGGCGAGCGCGTGGCCCTGATGGGGCCGAACGGCATCGGCAAGACGACGCTGTTTCGCATTCTGATCGGCCGCTACGAGGCCGACGCGGGCAAGATCGCGCTCAGAAACGGCGCGCGTCTGTCGCACCTGTCACAGGAGACGCATCTCGACCCGGGGGCCACCCCGCGCGAGATCGTCGGCGAGGCGGTGCGTCCCTTGCGCGAGGCCATCGCGGCCTACGAGAAGTTGTCGGCCGAGATCGAGCACGCCGACGATCTCGACGCGGCCATCCGCCGCCAGGACGAGATGCGCCAGCGCATCGAGAGCCTGGGCGGCTGGGACTGGGAGCGCCGCGTCGACGAGGTCTTGGCGCGTCTGGGGCTCGCCGAGCACCTCGACGCCAAGATCCGCTACCTGTCGGGCGGCCAGCGCCGCCGCGTGGCTCTGGCAGGCGTGCTCATCGAGTCTCCCGACCTGCTCCTGATGGACGAGCCCACCAACCACCTCGACCCGGACACCGTCGAGTGGCTCGAGGGGTGGCTGCGCCAGTTTTCCGGCGCGCTCTTGCTCATCACCCACGACCGCTACTTCCTCGAGCAGGTCGCCGAGCGCATCATCGAGGTCGCCCCCGACGGGCTGCACAGCCACCCGGGCACCTACGAGGAGTTCGTCGACCGCAAGGAGCACCGCGCCGAGGTGCGCCGCAAGACGAAGCAGCGCAAGCAAAAGCTGCTCGACGACGAGCTCGACTGGCTCGACCGCGGCGTCAAAGCCCGCGGGCGCGCCTCGAAAGACCGCCACAAAGAGATCGAACTCGCCAAAAAGCAGCAGCGCCTGCTCGACGAGCGCCAGGTCGACATCCCCATCTCCAACGGCCCGTCGATGGGCGCGCACGTGCTGTCGGCGCGCGGCATCTACAAGTCCTACGGCGACCGCCAGGTCCTCGAGGACGTGAGCATCTCGATCGTCCCCGGCGACAAGCTCGGCATCCTGGGGCCCAACGGCTGCGGCAAATCGACCCTGCTCGACATCCTCATGGGCCGCGAGCGCCTCAACGCCGGCGTGGTCGAGAAGAGCGAGGAGACCAAGATTGGCTACCTGAGCCAATCGGACATGACCATGGACCCCGACAAGTCGGTCTTCGACGCCTTCAGCGAGAGCGACTACGTCTGGATCGGCGATACCCGCTACCACAAGCGCAAGTACCTCGAGCGCTTTCTCTTTGGCAAAAAGCTCCTCAAGACGCCCGTCAAGATGCTCTCCGGCGGCCAGCTCCGCCGGCTTCGCCTGGCCCGCGTCATCGCCCAAAACGCCAACCTGCTCATCCTCGACGAGCCCACCAACGACCTCGACATCGAGTCGCTGCGCGCCCTCGAAGAGGCTCTCGTCGACTACAAGGGCTGCATCGTCGTGGTCAGCCACGACCGGTACTTCCTGAACCGGGTGTGCAACAGCATCTGCGCCTTCGAAGACGGCGACCTCGTGCGCTACTACGGCGACTACGACGACTACCGCGAGCAACGCGACCAGAAACTCGAAGCCCGCCGCGCCTCGCCGACGGCTCTGCCGACCGACGAGAAAGAGGCCGAGGACGACGAGCTCGACGAAGAGCCCGAGAATGAGCAAAACAAGAAGTTGAGCTGGAAGGAAAAGCGTCGCCTCGAGGAGCTCGAACACGAGATCATGGAGGCCGAGGCCCAAAAAGACGCTCTCGAAGCCGAACTCGCCGACCCCGACCTGTACGCCAACCGCTCCGATGAGATTGCCGAGCTCAATACGAAGCTGCGTGATGTGACGGCGCGGTTGGAGGGGTTGTACGGGGAGTGGGAGGGGTTGGAGATGCGTCGGGGGTAG
- a CDS encoding glycoside hydrolase family 1 protein translates to MRKLLLFCCVAALLAACGDDKIDDGGLVADAGGDARADGDSDTADAGADTVSDTVSDASEDADAGADAEDFDAYALAPGEVSFGELGSLSQASGEGGFRFGAATAAAQIEDGLTRNDWYFWTLPEDQGGMGESEPVGDAVSGASKALEDIGLMEAMNLDAYRFSVDWSRIEPRRDEVDQAGVDHYDAFIDGLVDAGIRPMITVHHFSNPIWVHDFREDPCTDAQEPTDANLCGWAHPGGADQIIDELAEHAALLAREYGDRVDEWCTLNEPINYLLASYGVGFFPPGEDLLLSDAQRVPVVLRNYIKAHVAVYDAIKQNDTVDADGDGVAADVGFSLSIVDWQPARDNAPSTNTEDIAATERIWYVYHHLFPDSVINGTFDADFDGSPDEQHPDWAGKLDWLGAQYYFRAGVTAKVELIPLVDATICFDTFDFGSCLPSRDASHWVPSMGYEYYEPGIYNVLTDLSERYPDVPLVVTEAGIAAKNGTRRAENVVRTLEQMQRAIDDGVDLRGYYHWSLMDNFEWAEGYHPKFGLYSVDLDTMERTPTEGATVFGEVAGARKLTEAQRDDYGGLGPMSEAVEE, encoded by the coding sequence ATGCGCAAGTTGTTGCTGTTTTGCTGTGTAGCTGCTCTCTTGGCCGCCTGCGGCGACGATAAGATCGACGACGGCGGGCTCGTCGCCGACGCGGGCGGCGATGCTCGTGCGGATGGCGATTCCGATACCGCCGATGCGGGCGCGGACACGGTGTCTGATACCGTGTCGGATGCGTCCGAAGATGCGGATGCGGGGGCGGACGCCGAGGATTTCGACGCCTATGCGCTGGCGCCCGGCGAGGTCAGCTTTGGTGAGCTGGGGTCGCTGTCGCAGGCGTCGGGCGAGGGGGGCTTTCGGTTCGGCGCGGCCACCGCGGCCGCCCAGATCGAGGATGGGCTGACCCGCAACGACTGGTATTTCTGGACGCTTCCCGAAGACCAGGGCGGCATGGGCGAGAGCGAGCCGGTGGGCGACGCGGTGTCGGGGGCGTCGAAGGCGCTCGAGGATATCGGGCTCATGGAGGCGATGAACCTCGACGCGTACCGGTTCAGCGTCGACTGGTCGCGCATCGAGCCCAGGCGCGACGAGGTCGACCAAGCCGGCGTCGACCACTACGACGCGTTTATCGACGGGTTGGTCGACGCCGGCATTCGGCCGATGATCACCGTGCATCACTTCTCCAACCCGATCTGGGTGCACGATTTCCGCGAAGATCCGTGCACCGACGCCCAGGAGCCGACCGACGCGAATCTGTGCGGTTGGGCGCACCCCGGCGGGGCCGACCAGATCATCGACGAACTCGCCGAGCACGCGGCGTTGCTCGCCCGAGAGTATGGCGACCGGGTCGACGAGTGGTGCACCCTCAACGAGCCTATCAACTACCTGCTGGCGAGCTACGGGGTCGGGTTCTTCCCGCCCGGTGAGGACTTGTTGCTCAGCGACGCGCAGCGCGTGCCGGTGGTGCTTCGCAACTACATCAAAGCGCACGTGGCGGTGTACGACGCCATCAAGCAGAACGACACCGTCGACGCCGACGGCGACGGCGTGGCGGCCGACGTGGGCTTTTCGCTGTCGATCGTCGACTGGCAGCCGGCGCGCGACAACGCGCCGAGCACCAACACCGAGGACATCGCGGCGACCGAGCGCATCTGGTACGTCTACCACCACCTGTTCCCCGACTCGGTCATCAACGGCACCTTCGACGCCGACTTCGACGGCTCGCCCGACGAGCAGCACCCCGACTGGGCCGGAAAGCTCGACTGGTTGGGGGCGCAGTACTACTTTCGGGCGGGGGTCACCGCCAAGGTCGAGCTCATCCCGCTGGTCGACGCGACGATCTGCTTCGATACCTTCGACTTCGGCTCGTGCCTGCCCAGCCGCGACGCGTCGCACTGGGTGCCGTCGATGGGCTACGAGTATTATGAGCCGGGCATCTACAACGTGCTGACCGACCTGTCCGAGCGCTACCCGGACGTCCCGCTGGTGGTGACCGAGGCAGGCATCGCGGCCAAAAACGGCACGCGCCGCGCCGAGAATGTCGTGCGCACCCTCGAGCAGATGCAGCGCGCCATCGACGACGGGGTCGACCTTCGCGGCTACTACCACTGGAGCCTGATGGACAACTTCGAGTGGGCCGAGGGATATCACCCGAAGTTCGGGCTCTACTCGGTCGACCTCGACACGATGGAGCGCACCCCGACCGAGGGGGCGACGGTGTTCGGCGAGGTCGCCGGGGCGCGCAAGTTGACCGAGGCGCAGCGCGACGATTATGGCGGGTTGGGGCCGATGAGTGAGGCGGTCGAAGAGTAG
- a CDS encoding bifunctional aminoglycoside phosphotransferase/ATP-binding protein — protein sequence MELETIIDKLTDPAAYPHPVDGEVVCHQTHISVVFLAGDYAYKLKKPVDLGFLDYSTLEKREHFCEREVELNRRLAPDVYLDVVSVTVSDGQLCVGGDGEVVEWAVKMRRLPDEATLEARLARGEVTAGQMESVARRVAAFHAEARSDEETARYGRFETVAGNARENFEQTVEHVGQTVHRDVYARLEALQEAELDRLHDLIERRAAAGVPSDTHGDLRLDHVYVLGEEDEEYVIVDCIEFNDRFRYADPVADMAFLVMDLECADRRDLARAFAGAYFEAAGDREGAELLSFYVAYRAIVRAKVEGIKATEPEVDEADRAEACEKAMSHWLLALGRLEAPERRPAMVLVGGLPGTGKSTLARALAERAGFEVVDTDVVRKELAGLAPDDDGKAAYGEGIYTQEWSKKTYGECLRRAEALLFEGKRVIVDATFSGEARRQMFLERAHALGVRSLFLECQTSSETACERLAGRTGDVSDADWDVYTKMVEAWEAPSSAVTEWARRVVSAEGEVGEVVDRALEALREEGLC from the coding sequence ATGGAACTCGAGACAATCATCGACAAATTGACCGACCCGGCGGCCTACCCGCATCCGGTCGACGGGGAGGTCGTGTGTCACCAGACGCATATCTCCGTGGTGTTTTTGGCGGGCGACTACGCCTACAAGCTCAAAAAGCCAGTCGACCTGGGGTTTTTGGACTACAGCACGCTCGAGAAGCGCGAGCACTTTTGTGAGCGCGAGGTCGAGCTCAATCGTCGGTTGGCCCCGGACGTGTACCTCGACGTGGTGTCAGTGACCGTGTCGGACGGCCAGTTGTGCGTGGGCGGCGATGGCGAGGTTGTCGAGTGGGCGGTCAAGATGCGCCGGCTCCCCGACGAGGCGACGCTCGAGGCGCGGCTCGCGCGCGGCGAGGTCACCGCGGGGCAGATGGAGTCGGTGGCCAGGCGGGTCGCGGCGTTTCACGCGGAGGCGAGGAGCGACGAGGAGACGGCGCGGTACGGGCGCTTCGAGACGGTGGCGGGCAACGCGCGCGAGAACTTCGAGCAGACCGTCGAGCACGTCGGCCAGACGGTGCATCGCGACGTCTACGCGCGACTCGAGGCGTTGCAGGAAGCCGAGCTCGACCGGCTGCACGACCTCATCGAGCGTCGGGCGGCAGCGGGCGTCCCGTCGGACACCCACGGCGATCTTCGCCTCGACCACGTGTACGTGCTCGGCGAGGAGGATGAGGAGTACGTCATCGTCGACTGCATCGAGTTCAACGACCGGTTTCGCTACGCCGACCCGGTCGCCGACATGGCGTTCTTGGTGATGGACCTCGAGTGTGCGGACCGGCGCGACTTGGCGCGGGCGTTTGCGGGGGCGTATTTCGAGGCAGCGGGCGACCGCGAGGGCGCGGAGTTGTTGTCGTTCTACGTGGCTTATCGGGCGATCGTGCGCGCCAAGGTCGAGGGCATCAAGGCGACCGAGCCGGAGGTCGACGAGGCCGACCGCGCCGAAGCGTGCGAGAAGGCGATGTCGCATTGGCTGCTGGCGTTGGGGCGGCTCGAGGCGCCCGAGCGACGCCCGGCAATGGTCCTCGTAGGCGGGCTCCCCGGCACGGGCAAGTCGACGCTCGCCCGGGCGTTGGCCGAGCGCGCGGGCTTCGAGGTCGTCGACACGGACGTGGTGCGAAAGGAGCTCGCCGGGCTCGCGCCGGACGATGACGGCAAGGCGGCGTATGGCGAGGGGATCTACACACAGGAGTGGTCGAAGAAGACCTACGGTGAGTGCTTGCGGCGGGCCGAGGCGCTGTTGTTCGAGGGCAAGCGCGTCATCGTCGACGCGACGTTCTCGGGCGAGGCGCGCCGACAGATGTTCTTGGAGAGGGCGCACGCGTTGGGTGTTCGCAGCTTGTTTTTGGAGTGTCAGACGTCCTCCGAGACGGCCTGCGAGCGGCTCGCCGGGCGCACCGGCGACGTGTCGGACGCCGATTGGGACGTCTACACGAAGATGGTCGAGGCGTGGGAGGCGCCATCGTCGGCGGTGACCGAGTGGGCGAGGCGGGTCGTGTCGGCCGAGGGCGAGGTCGGTGAAGTGGTCGATCGGGCGTTGGAGGCGTTGCGAGAGGAGGGGCTTTGCTGA
- a CDS encoding App1 family protein, protein MDIPTPIQRAIGSYERRKERIGHALRKRVGYFDPIRVVGYNGFGTAECAHIKGRVLADDKVDSDPDDHELEHLANMFRRYHTDEVPEAHVRVTFGGQKVDVQTGWEGFFDVDLVPDDSVDLDSLWHEVEMELLAPKPRINQSTFRFTGAVQIPTQAEFGIISDLDDTVLETGATDLFRQARIVLLNGPSTRVPFPGVAAFYHALQYERGRPANPIFYISSSPWNFYDLFAEFLDLHDIPRGSLLLKEHGFDEDRFIKTGHEEYKQKRIQYVLDTYPELQFVLVGDSGQKDPEIYRAVVEDNPGRIRAIYVRDVSPNESRVRDVEVNEIAHNVQANGVDMLLVDDTFEAARHARRIGLLDESELDVIRQASERDREEQEEELSGVEKFARRLFS, encoded by the coding sequence ATGGATATCCCAACGCCCATTCAACGCGCCATCGGTTCCTACGAGCGAAGAAAGGAGCGCATCGGCCACGCGCTGCGAAAGCGCGTCGGCTACTTCGACCCGATTCGGGTGGTCGGTTACAACGGCTTTGGCACGGCGGAGTGCGCACACATCAAAGGCCGAGTGCTCGCCGACGACAAGGTCGACTCCGACCCGGACGACCACGAGCTCGAGCATCTCGCCAATATGTTCCGGCGCTACCACACCGACGAAGTGCCCGAGGCGCACGTGCGGGTGACCTTCGGGGGCCAGAAGGTGGACGTGCAGACGGGTTGGGAGGGCTTTTTCGACGTCGATCTGGTGCCGGACGACTCGGTCGACCTCGACTCGTTGTGGCACGAGGTCGAGATGGAGCTTCTGGCGCCGAAGCCGCGCATCAACCAGTCGACGTTTCGCTTTACGGGGGCGGTGCAGATTCCCACGCAGGCCGAGTTCGGAATCATCAGCGACCTCGACGACACGGTCCTCGAGACGGGGGCGACGGACCTGTTTCGCCAGGCGCGAATCGTGCTGCTGAACGGTCCGTCGACCCGGGTGCCGTTTCCCGGCGTCGCGGCGTTCTATCATGCGTTGCAGTACGAGCGCGGCCGGCCGGCCAACCCAATCTTCTACATCTCCTCGTCGCCCTGGAACTTCTACGACCTGTTCGCCGAATTTCTCGACTTGCATGACATCCCGCGCGGAAGCCTCTTGCTCAAAGAGCACGGCTTCGACGAGGACCGGTTTATCAAGACGGGGCACGAAGAGTACAAGCAGAAGCGCATCCAGTACGTGCTCGATACCTACCCCGAACTGCAGTTCGTCTTGGTTGGGGACTCCGGCCAGAAGGATCCCGAGATCTATCGGGCGGTCGTGGAGGACAATCCGGGGCGTATCCGCGCGATTTATGTGCGAGACGTTTCGCCCAACGAGAGTCGGGTGCGCGACGTCGAGGTCAACGAGATCGCGCACAACGTGCAGGCCAATGGGGTCGATATGCTGCTGGTCGACGATACCTTCGAGGCGGCGCGGCATGCGCGGCGAATTGGATTGCTCGACGAGTCGGAGCTCGACGTCATTCGCCAGGCGAGCGAGCGGGATCGAGAGGAGCAGGAAGAGGAGCTGAGCGGGGTCGAGAAGTTTGCGCGCCGGCTATTTTCGTGA
- a CDS encoding multiheme c-type cytochrome, giving the protein MRSSFSVLLLIAALTTAGCDKQKPAPESAERAPELTDAQKVDKSWAFYESRPYFQQPMPPTEVPKGLPDMRAETCGGCHQEIYNEWKISTHRRAWTDDAQFMAELAKSRGEHDPNSQDDVGWMCVNCHTPLFNQLPEVVTGIEDGNIGKPTYVDNPLYDATLQEDAITCATCHVRDGIIYGPFGDTDAPHPTAKDPNLLTEQTCTQCHQAQAEWPERNLGCYFTTGEEWAASTHGQTGETCQSCHMPVVERKLAEAFDRPERKTRRHWFGGSLIPKHPKFADELEPLRKVYGTGVEIALHDAPDDAKPSPERDPEFSKGATECAPDGPCTKLWVRLTNENAGHNFPTGDPERHADIEVIAKDAEGNVLARSKDRIASRYQWWPELKKLTDNRIGAGEHHDILLEVPADADAFSVKVIGHKYRMYEEAFEHHDLEGRYVRGRKFHESTWQVGDDGTPSLVEISDDWGTRNTLEPPQDSPDTASSRK; this is encoded by the coding sequence ATGCGCAGTAGCTTTTCAGTCTTGCTCTTGATCGCCGCCCTCACCACAGCCGGCTGCGACAAGCAGAAACCTGCGCCCGAATCCGCCGAACGTGCACCCGAACTCACCGACGCACAGAAAGTCGACAAGTCGTGGGCCTTCTACGAAAGCCGCCCCTACTTCCAGCAGCCGATGCCCCCTACCGAGGTACCCAAAGGGTTGCCGGACATGCGCGCCGAGACCTGCGGCGGTTGCCACCAAGAGATCTACAACGAGTGGAAAATCTCCACACACCGCCGCGCCTGGACGGACGACGCCCAATTCATGGCCGAGCTGGCCAAGTCGCGCGGCGAGCACGATCCGAATAGTCAGGATGATGTTGGCTGGATGTGCGTCAACTGCCACACGCCCCTCTTCAACCAACTCCCCGAGGTGGTCACGGGCATCGAAGACGGCAATATCGGCAAGCCGACCTACGTCGACAATCCGCTCTACGACGCCACGCTCCAAGAGGACGCCATTACCTGCGCGACCTGCCACGTGCGCGACGGCATTATCTACGGCCCGTTCGGCGACACCGACGCGCCCCACCCCACCGCCAAAGACCCGAACCTGCTCACCGAGCAGACCTGCACGCAGTGCCACCAGGCGCAAGCCGAGTGGCCCGAGCGCAACTTGGGTTGCTACTTCACCACCGGCGAAGAGTGGGCGGCGAGCACGCACGGGCAGACCGGCGAGACCTGCCAGAGCTGTCATATGCCCGTCGTCGAGCGCAAACTCGCCGAGGCCTTCGACCGGCCGGAGCGAAAGACACGCCGACACTGGTTCGGCGGATCGCTCATCCCCAAACACCCCAAATTTGCCGACGAGTTGGAGCCTCTTCGCAAGGTCTACGGCACCGGCGTCGAGATCGCGCTGCACGACGCGCCCGACGACGCAAAGCCGTCACCGGAGCGCGACCCCGAGTTCAGCAAAGGCGCCACTGAATGCGCGCCTGACGGCCCCTGCACCAAATTGTGGGTGCGCCTGACGAACGAAAACGCCGGCCACAACTTCCCCACCGGCGACCCCGAACGCCACGCCGACATCGAAGTCATCGCCAAGGACGCCGAGGGCAACGTCCTCGCCCGTTCGAAGGACCGCATCGCCTCGCGCTACCAGTGGTGGCCCGAGCTCAAAAAGCTCACCGACAACCGTATCGGCGCGGGCGAGCACCACGACATCTTGCTCGAGGTGCCCGCCGACGCCGACGCGTTCTCCGTGAAAGTCATCGGCCACAAATATCGCATGTACGAGGAAGCCTTCGAGCACCACGACCTCGAGGGCCGCTACGTGCGCGGGCGCAAATTCCACGAGTCGACCTGGCAGGTCGGCGACGATGGCACACCGTCCCTCGTCGAGATTTCGGACGACTGGGGCACGCGCAACACACTCGAGCCACCGCAGGACTCGCCCGACACGGCGTCTTCACGAAAATAG
- a CDS encoding sulfurtransferase — protein MRPTLLNRSWLMLLLLAFVTAASACGGTAVEQDDTRPESERNAEPAPLNSKVYVTAQELQQFANEGATIIDARALEDYEAGHFPGAVHTDGGKAWKDDNGFLITDVVEAQQKVRDLGIDRDRKVVIYADARDSGAGRLFWTLEYFGHGEVYLYPNDYSALKGELAFEEQTDAPSIEEGDFVVAYRDSVLATRDEVEQAVNGDLEAILIDTRREGEFNGTEDRGDPRQGYIPGAVWYYYENVWDENNELRSKEALRTEFDEVGLLQENAVLLPYCQTGTRSATIYAVLRWLGVDNAQNYDGSWVEWSDSELPIEQPQNQ, from the coding sequence ATGCGACCGACCCTATTGAATCGATCTTGGTTGATGCTGCTTTTGCTGGCCTTCGTGACTGCGGCGAGCGCGTGTGGAGGTACCGCCGTCGAGCAAGACGACACACGTCCCGAGAGCGAGCGAAACGCCGAGCCCGCCCCGCTGAACAGCAAGGTCTACGTGACCGCCCAGGAGTTGCAGCAATTTGCCAACGAGGGTGCGACCATCATCGACGCACGCGCTCTCGAAGACTACGAGGCCGGCCACTTCCCGGGCGCCGTGCACACCGATGGCGGCAAGGCGTGGAAGGATGACAATGGCTTTCTGATCACGGATGTGGTCGAGGCGCAGCAGAAGGTGCGTGACCTCGGCATCGACCGTGACCGCAAGGTCGTCATCTACGCCGACGCGCGCGACTCGGGCGCCGGCCGTCTCTTCTGGACGCTCGAGTACTTCGGCCACGGCGAAGTCTACCTGTACCCCAATGACTACAGCGCGCTGAAAGGCGAGCTTGCCTTCGAAGAGCAGACCGACGCGCCCTCCATCGAAGAAGGTGACTTCGTGGTCGCCTACCGCGACAGCGTGTTGGCCACCCGCGACGAGGTCGAGCAGGCAGTCAACGGAGACCTCGAAGCCATCCTCATCGACACGCGTCGCGAGGGCGAGTTCAACGGCACCGAAGACCGCGGCGATCCCCGCCAGGGCTATATCCCCGGCGCCGTCTGGTACTACTACGAGAACGTCTGGGACGAGAATAACGAGCTTCGCTCCAAAGAAGCGTTGCGCACCGAGTTCGACGAAGTCGGCCTGCTCCAAGAAAACGCCGTGCTCCTGCCCTACTGCCAGACCGGCACCCGCTCGGCCACCATCTACGCGGTGCTGCGCTGGCTCGGCGTCGACAACGCCCAGAACTACGACGGCTCCTGGGTGGAGTGGTCGGACTCCGAGTTGCCCATCGAGCAACCCCAAAATCAGTAA